Proteins found in one Terribacillus sp. DMT04 genomic segment:
- a CDS encoding YwqI/YxiC family protein — protein sequence MSEIKLQASLVQQKLADLKAALADFQAGNPDSGGGREMLDVQAKINDLNDSLNNLIQDYQQMALQHAEASTDVVDSLENLERTVANMIIGLK from the coding sequence ATGAGTGAAATTAAATTACAAGCTAGTCTTGTTCAGCAGAAGCTGGCAGATCTTAAAGCAGCCCTAGCTGATTTCCAAGCAGGCAATCCAGATTCAGGTGGCGGCCGGGAGATGCTGGATGTGCAAGCAAAGATAAATGATTTGAATGACTCTTTAAATAACTTAATTCAAGATTATCAGCAAATGGCATTGCAGCATGCAGAAGCAAGCACTGATGTAGTTGATTCCTTGGAGAATTTAGAACGAACAGTGGCCAATATGATAATCGGACTTAAATAG
- a CDS encoding LXG domain-containing protein, whose translation MKELAVKEIHKGTETSKIDLDTFFEQLSTLQQKVRNFNNMEDALKGKTGKAIRSFYNEIHTPFLTFLLQSMEDYKGRLEDMKNDVQSFESSHQGFISESFLRDELTLGLDNAKLKAGIVTDKANQTLSSVADIVSVKNINQSDFESGIDKGNRQIATVVNNLNDLDSKHAANLEETQSDLQTLKKYLSEMTTGLSSGAISISDFDAASLQDMDGYQSVIQKSYGNGSIEITVENIQYLPMAAIAAAKRKAEKGMDVGIKGILDHAYRDLQQGVISRKEYCAIVSTATSSDKKKRDIRSSDTFINYVSKNEDKILQDIGKDLLHNGIQQLGLQTKQIGNYLREKNFQNGIKGPDIPNSFRIVDPQTSKFSSALIKYGGRIAHGGKMLGKSLPWLSAGYGIYEDVTKKNKSGGEAIAHNGASLAVGYGTAFVTGLIIANPGGLAIAAGIGAGVAVSTWFNHLYDNNIWGVQDKLDYVGEKIDNAWNSSVDAVSNTVDSIKESADNVGEAIKDGVESLNPMNWGWNN comes from the coding sequence TTGAAGGAACTCGCGGTTAAAGAAATTCACAAAGGTACCGAAACATCTAAAATAGATTTAGATACTTTTTTTGAACAACTTTCTACCCTACAACAAAAAGTCCGCAACTTTAACAATATGGAGGATGCTTTAAAAGGCAAAACCGGTAAAGCAATTCGCTCCTTTTACAACGAAATACATACCCCCTTCCTCACTTTCCTGCTGCAATCGATGGAAGATTACAAAGGCAGACTGGAAGACATGAAGAACGACGTACAATCCTTTGAATCCAGCCATCAAGGATTTATAAGTGAAAGCTTCCTAAGAGACGAACTAACACTTGGATTGGATAATGCAAAATTAAAAGCCGGAATCGTCACAGATAAAGCAAATCAGACTCTATCAAGCGTGGCAGATATCGTATCTGTCAAAAATATTAATCAATCAGACTTCGAATCTGGCATAGACAAAGGCAACCGCCAGATAGCCACTGTCGTAAACAATTTGAACGATCTTGACAGCAAACACGCAGCAAACCTAGAAGAAACACAAAGCGACCTGCAAACACTGAAAAAGTATTTATCTGAAATGACTACTGGATTAAGTAGCGGGGCTATATCGATAAGTGACTTTGATGCAGCATCTCTGCAGGATATGGATGGCTACCAAAGCGTTATTCAGAAGAGTTATGGGAACGGGAGTATCGAGATCACTGTGGAAAATATTCAGTATCTGCCTATGGCGGCTATTGCTGCTGCAAAAAGAAAAGCAGAAAAAGGGATGGATGTAGGTATTAAGGGTATTTTAGACCATGCCTACAGGGACCTCCAGCAGGGTGTAATCTCTCGGAAGGAATATTGCGCGATAGTTTCTACAGCTACCTCTAGTGATAAGAAAAAACGAGATATAAGAAGTTCTGACACTTTTATTAATTATGTCTCTAAGAATGAAGATAAGATCCTACAAGACATAGGCAAAGACTTGTTACATAATGGGATACAACAACTAGGCCTACAAACTAAACAGATTGGTAACTATCTCCGTGAGAAAAATTTTCAAAATGGAATTAAAGGGCCCGATATACCAAATAGCTTTAGGATTGTCGATCCTCAAACATCTAAGTTTTCTAGTGCCTTAATCAAATATGGCGGAAGAATTGCTCATGGAGGAAAAATGTTAGGAAAATCCCTTCCATGGTTGAGTGCTGGATATGGCATATACGAAGATGTGACCAAGAAAAACAAAAGTGGTGGTGAAGCTATAGCACATAACGGAGCCTCTTTAGCTGTAGGATACGGAACAGCCTTTGTAACAGGACTTATTATCGCTAATCCTGGAGGATTGGCGATAGCTGCAGGAATTGGAGCAGGTGTCGCGGTCTCAACGTGGTTTAATCACCTGTATGACAATAATATCTGGGGAGTTCAAGATAAGTTAGATTACGTTGGTGAAAAGATTGATAATGCTTGGAATTCATCAGTTGATGCAGTAAGTAATACTGTAGACTCAATTAAAGAATCTGCTGATAATGTTGGAGAAGCGATCAAAGATGGTGTAGAATCATTAAATCCGATGAACTGGGGATGGAATAATTAA
- a CDS encoding Bax inhibitor-1 family protein produces the protein MKVEYAIDNQKTIMQKVLQTFLMTLLIATIGIYAGHFVPPALMLPLIIVELGMLIAAFVLRRKKAVSYTFIYIFAAISGITTYPAVAYYASTSGANVVLYAFTTTFVIFGAMALVGVKSKKDFSFLGGFLLIALIALIVTGLIGIFVPYSDATMLGISGIGSVVFSLYILYDFNQMARNHVTEEMIPLMALNLYLDFINLFLNILRFLGILSKD, from the coding sequence ATGAAAGTGGAATACGCGATAGATAATCAAAAGACAATCATGCAAAAGGTGCTGCAGACCTTCTTGATGACGCTGTTAATAGCGACAATCGGAATCTATGCAGGGCATTTTGTACCGCCAGCGCTCATGCTGCCGTTGATTATAGTGGAATTGGGCATGCTGATTGCAGCATTTGTGCTTAGGAGGAAGAAGGCTGTCAGCTATACATTCATCTATATCTTTGCTGCCATTTCTGGTATTACGACATACCCGGCTGTTGCCTATTATGCGTCTACTTCAGGTGCGAATGTCGTACTGTATGCGTTCACGACGACGTTTGTTATCTTCGGTGCAATGGCGCTAGTAGGAGTTAAATCGAAAAAGGATTTCTCTTTCCTTGGCGGATTCTTACTGATTGCTTTGATTGCATTAATCGTTACCGGTTTAATCGGAATCTTCGTTCCATACAGTGACGCAACAATGCTAGGCATCTCGGGAATAGGCTCTGTCGTATTCTCTCTATATATTCTGTATGATTTCAACCAAATGGCAAGAAATCATGTGACAGAAGAGATGATTCCGCTGATGGCGCTGAACTTGTACTTAGATTTCATTAACTTGTTCTTGAATATTTTGAGATTCCTCGGCATTCTGTCGAAGGACTAA
- a CDS encoding DUF5082 family protein, whose translation MSLASINSQIRNTEHSISNLHTQVGLKQDEIDRLNRAIAEIESLQGDYEESRRHWQDVQLSASTWKGELADKFESFRDGELAASFRDVSEAEVERVLDELQQAKSLLVAEVDNCQMQIAYKQSSLDRLHADKKQEMQS comes from the coding sequence ATGTCGTTAGCTTCTATTAATAGTCAAATTAGAAATACCGAGCATTCAATCAGCAACTTGCACACGCAGGTAGGTTTGAAGCAGGATGAAATTGATCGTCTTAACCGTGCGATTGCGGAGATTGAGAGTTTGCAGGGAGATTATGAGGAAAGCAGAAGACACTGGCAGGATGTGCAGTTGTCAGCGAGCACGTGGAAAGGAGAACTGGCTGATAAGTTTGAGTCTTTTCGAGATGGGGAGCTGGCTGCTAGTTTCCGGGATGTTTCGGAAGCGGAGGTAGAGCGTGTGCTGGATGAGTTGCAGCAGGCGAAGAGTCTCCTTGTAGCAGAAGTTGATAACTGTCAGATGCAAATTGCTTATAAACAAAGTTCACTGGATAGACTGCATGCGGATAAAAAGCAGGAGATGCAGTCATGA
- a CDS encoding YwqI/YxiC family protein, translating into MSGEIKIKQAEAQKGIQEMSAAVQALKKEIGETMDGNHGIKMSDAYNEIKAEYEAVLNQFIALFQENITATEAAVQELVELDQALGNQISLQ; encoded by the coding sequence ATGAGCGGAGAAATTAAGATTAAACAAGCTGAAGCACAAAAAGGCATTCAAGAGATGAGTGCAGCAGTGCAAGCATTGAAAAAAGAAATCGGCGAAACAATGGACGGCAACCACGGAATAAAAATGAGTGATGCATACAATGAGATCAAAGCCGAATACGAAGCAGTCCTCAACCAGTTCATCGCGCTATTCCAAGAGAATATAACAGCAACAGAAGCAGCAGTACAAGAGCTGGTTGAATTAGATCAAGCGCTCGGCAATCAGATATCATTGCAATAA
- a CDS encoding fructose bisphosphate aldolase — MNEKQLDLIKNGKGFIAALDQSGGSTPKALAEYGVPESSYQSEDDMFKLVHDMRTRIITSPAFTSDQILGAILFEQTMDRDIKGKYTADYLWEEKGIAPFLKVDKGLDAEKDGVQLMKPIEDLNETLGRATERNIFGTKMRSVIKEPNVSGIKAVVDQQFEIGKSIIAAGLVPIIEPEVNIHSEEKAKCEEILRDEIFRHLNDLSEEENVMLKLSIPTQANLYKELTEHPRVVRVVVLSGGYSRDVANEKLRENEGLIASFSRALSADLNANQSEEEFDAALKDAVDTIYDASVNKK, encoded by the coding sequence ATGAACGAAAAACAACTTGATCTAATAAAAAACGGTAAAGGATTCATCGCAGCGCTGGACCAAAGCGGCGGCAGCACACCGAAAGCATTAGCTGAATACGGCGTACCAGAGAGTTCCTACCAGAGCGAAGACGACATGTTCAAGCTTGTACACGATATGCGTACGCGCATCATCACTTCCCCCGCCTTTACATCAGATCAGATTTTAGGGGCAATTCTTTTCGAGCAAACGATGGACCGGGATATTAAGGGGAAATATACAGCTGACTATCTATGGGAAGAAAAAGGAATCGCGCCATTTCTTAAAGTAGATAAAGGACTAGACGCGGAAAAAGATGGCGTTCAGCTTATGAAACCAATCGAGGACTTAAATGAAACACTCGGACGCGCAACCGAACGCAATATCTTTGGTACAAAAATGCGTTCCGTTATTAAGGAACCAAATGTCAGCGGCATTAAAGCAGTGGTAGATCAGCAATTTGAAATCGGAAAAAGCATCATTGCCGCAGGACTTGTGCCAATTATTGAGCCTGAAGTGAATATTCACAGCGAAGAAAAAGCGAAGTGCGAAGAAATACTTCGCGATGAAATCTTCCGCCATCTGAATGACCTTTCCGAGGAAGAAAACGTCATGCTGAAGCTCTCTATTCCTACACAAGCAAATCTGTATAAAGAGCTTACCGAACATCCTCGCGTCGTACGCGTGGTTGTATTATCCGGCGGCTATTCCCGCGACGTGGCAAATGAGAAATTGAGAGAGAATGAAGGCCTAATCGCCAGCTTCTCCAGAGCGCTCTCCGCTGACTTGAACGCAAATCAGTCTGAGGAAGAATTCGATGCTGCATTGAAGGATGCTGTAGATACCATTTATGATGCGTCTGTGAATAAGAAGTAA